Proteins found in one Oncorhynchus gorbuscha isolate QuinsamMale2020 ecotype Even-year linkage group LG15, OgorEven_v1.0, whole genome shotgun sequence genomic segment:
- the LOC123997744 gene encoding LOW QUALITY PROTEIN: methyltransferase-like protein 25B (The sequence of the model RefSeq protein was modified relative to this genomic sequence to represent the inferred CDS: inserted 1 base in 1 codon) has translation MMCSPTLSEEQQRELARKLTYFLSTYKHISDSFIIEFFSEDLWATLPTRWQQILCDLSPPQIADLLLDRLNVNRSYSCVWPLSLLAFRATAHALTFPRTPQGKRRHEVGMLKPEEFLENKSQSSLLGHIFRKHVKPKKQHEIRSLGTLVKQLCDLTDCNSVVDVGSGQGHLTRFLSFGLGLSVTGIEADPTLVSMASKYDGQLLWMLEKERQRKNGPPISRSGPSPCHVAGWVNPKASWKDFVKQVGNGKCVCEDQTAPAGSSKKRQRESMSEHDQQHGHGDQPVLTTESEFLGCSDNGQAASPXKNNDNTCTNSFTSVKHEPRSNSLLFPKRQCNTEAGQGPYVHPLCQESSSTEVVCPVEEGQECPDFILTGLHACGDLSATLLRHFASCPHVRGITSVACCYMKITTSENPNPPGLIAPPLSPLPTSEASHLEFGYPMSSWVQGLPGHQLSYKAREGACHAIEDYMHRLREESGLLRMHCYRATLETVIREAKPELRRPGVQAIKKAHLLPFTEYARLGLPRVGLPPDLPLDTCRVEAMLRQEGRVVVYFSLALLLAPVVETLVLLDRMLYLQEKGIKSQLVPLFDPAFSPRNLVLMALKQPTRDKETECTLP, from the exons ATGATGTGCTCACCGACACTTTCAGAAGAGCAGCAAAGAGAGTTGGCAAGAAAGCTTACATATTTTCTGTCGACATACAAACACATCTCCGATTCCTTCATAATT GAATTCTTCAGTGAGGATCTATGGGCTACATTGCCTACCAGATGGCAACAGATCCTCTGTGACCTGTCACCCCCACAAATAGCTGACCTCCTATTGGACAGATTGAATGTGAATAGAAG CTACTCTTGTGTATGGCCTCTTTCACTATTGGCTTTCCGGGCCACCGCGCATGCCCTGACATTCCCCAGGACACCACAGGGCAAGCGGAGACATGAAGTGGGCATGCTGAAGCCAGAGGAGTTCTTGGAGAACAAGAGTCAGAGCTCACTGCTGGGACACATATTTAGGAAACATGTGAAACCCAAGAAGCAGCATGAGATCCGGAGTCTGGGAACG TTGGTGAAACAGCTTTGTGACCTGACAGACTGCAATAGTGTGGTGGATGTGGGTTCTGGACAG GGCCATTTGACTCGTTTCTTGTCTTTTGGGCTTGGTCTGTCTGTGACTGGAATTGAGGCTGATCCCACTCTAGTTTCCATGGCATCCAAATATGATGGACAGCTTCTGTGGATGCTGGAGAAGGAGCGGCAGAGGAAG AATGGACCTCCGATCTCTAGATCTGGCCCCTCACCCTGCCATGTGGCTGGCTGGGTCAACCCCAAAGCATCATGGAAAGACTTCGTCAAGCAGGTAGGAAATGGTAAATGTGTCTGTGAGGATCAGACCGCTCCGGCTGGATCCAGTAAGAAGAGACAGCGGGAGTCCATGTCAGAACATGATCAGCAACATGGTCATGGAGACCAGCCTGTGTTGACTACAGAATCAGAATTCCTGGGTTGTTCAGACAATGGCCAGGCTGCATCCC CCAAGAATAATGACAATACATGTACAAACTCTTTTACTAGTGTAAAACATGAACCCCGGTCTAACTCACTCTTGTTTCCAAAACGTCAATGCAACACTGAAGCCGGGCAAGGCCCATatgtccacccactctgccaagagAGTTCATCCACAGAAGTTGTCTGCCCTGTAGAAGAGGGGCAGGAATGTCCAGATTTTATCCTAACGGGCCTCCATGCCTGCGGGGACCTCAGTGCCACCCTCCTTCGCCACTTTGCCAGCTGCCCTCACGTTCGTGGCATCACCTCCGTGGCGTGCTGCTACATGAAGATCACCACCAGTGAGAACCCCAACCCCCCTGGCCTCATAGCCCCTCCCCTATCCCCTTTGCCCACCAGTGAGGCATCTCACTTAGAGTTTGGCTACCCAATGAGCTCCTGGGTGCAGGGGTTGCCGGGACACCAGCTGTCCTATAAGGCGCGGGAGGGGGCGTGTCACGCCATAGAGGACTACATGCACAGGCTGCGGGAGGAGAGTGGGTTGCTAAGGATGCACTGTTATCGGGCAACCCTAGAGACAGTTATCAGGGAGGCGAAGCCAGAGCTGCGCAGGCCGGGAGTCCAGGCAATAAAGAAAGCACATCTACTACCCTTTACAGA GTATGCTCGTCTGGGTCTGCCCCGCGTTGGCCTGCCCCCTGACCTGCCCCTGGACACCTGCAGAGTGGAGGCCATGCTGAGGCAGGAGGGTCGTGTGGTGGTCTACTTCAGCCTGGCTCTGCTACTGGCACCGGTGGTGGAGACACTGGTGCTGCTGGACAGGATGCTATACCTGCAGGAGAAAG GTATAAAGAGTCAGCTGGTGCCACTCTTTGACCCTGCGTTCTCTCCCCGAAACCTGGTACTGATGGCTTTGAAGCAGCCGACAAGGGACAAAGAGACTGAGTGCACCCTTCCGTAA
- the LOC123997747 gene encoding protein S100-A1 encodes MGSKLESAMEGLIRVFHSYSSKEGDKYKLSKVELKNLLQGELSDFLAASKDPMVVEKIMSDLDENKDGEVDFQEFVILVAALTVACNEFFVESLNE; translated from the exons ATGGGTTCCAAACTCGAGAGTGCAATGGAGGGGCTAATTCGAGTGTTTCACTCATACTCTTCAAAAGAAGGGGACAAGTACAAGCTGAGCAAAGTTGAGCTGAAGAATCTGTTACAGGGGGAACTGAGTGACTTCCTGGCG GCAAGTAAGGACCCTATGGTAGTAGAGAAGATCATGAGTGATCTGGATGAAAACAAAGATGGCGAAGTGGACTTTCAGGAGTTTGTCATCTTGGTTGCTGCGCTGACCGTGGCCTGTAACGAGTTCTTTGTAGAGAGCCTGAATGAATGA
- the LOC123997036 gene encoding toll-like receptor 2 type-2, giving the protein MFIHKMILLGFVWFSPPLLVILPSPTPASNDKRGPCQIYNSGRSANCLGQRLDHVPWKHLPSMLERIDLSYNELHTIHVNDFSRLPHLRVLELQFNNISVIEDRAFHNNPLLEHLNIFNNSLEEIPANALQDLFNLRELLMSNNLYTQATLSADVFSRLTHLKALSMGGPLVKGLRKGDFQALRNIQLQDFAIKTSSNISYYEPGSLKVIQTGRMGFDMAIDQKPNILPLILQDLANKTFSLIQFRNLFEFMYYLGDEDIFRGLQDIKVDSLIFHRGKFNENLMRMALFNLQITPLKRLTLQYIDFARSPNFVDNGLGSSIKDLALSRLNLWHISNPDILRFDWRFTWFNKVRLLSIQNVNFKSVPCDAWLNMEGMEVLDISNNRLQDNILFNQRCDYRGTMPALRSFNVSTNQLTSLQDLASLTREFKQLKVLDVSHNMLGSAEKSRNCNWMQNITQVIAHHNRFESGAVQCLPTTVQFLDLSYCDLDQLDMAYFQQTISLKELLLNGNKIKFIPSGWRSRSLRSLALDGNSFGLISMGSFQDMPQLSRLTAGNNPFHCTCDLHAFIQDTISKRKVNITDWPENYKCYHPDALLNTAVANFFPGHVACDIRLVIIICVATTAAVVLVLMLICYIFNVPWYTKATYQILRAKYRAHREGTSGKSQIYAYHAFISYSHPDADWVRDQLLPCLENSKPPYRLCIHERDFMPGKWIIDNIIENIESSEKVIFVLSHHFVNSDWCNYELYFAQQRAIGKTFSDVILVVKEPIDPESLPSKYCKLKKMLNTKTYLEWPQQAKQQTFFWAQLRSCLGKPTVTREQALSGRSSSVSSVGAVPVIEIPLEDEKPAIAMPNLDREAELHKVVPQEIKNLSVRSAEFCGQRLIPVAVA; this is encoded by the exons ATGTTCATACACAAGATGATTCTACTGGGCTTTGTGTGGTTTAGTCCACCACTTCTTGTGATCCTTCCCTCACCAACCCCTGCTTCAAATGATAAGAGAGGCCCCTGTCAAATCTACAACTCTGGTCGCTCCGCAAACTGCCTTGGTCAGCGACTGGATCATGTTCCATGGAAGCACCTCCCTTCCATGCTTGAAAGGATAGATCTCTCCTACAATGAACTTCATACCATTCATGTTAATGACTTTTCTCGCCTACCTCATCTTCGTGTCCTCGAGCTGCAGTTCAACAACATCTCTGTGATTGAGGACCGTGCCTTCCACAACAACCCCCTCCTGGAGCATCTTAACATCTTTAACAACTCCCTAGAGGAAATCCCTGCCAACGCCTTGCAGGACCTCTTCAATCTAAGGGAACTCCTTATGTCGAATAACCTTTACACCCAGGCTACATTGTCAGCTGATGTTTTCTCCAGATTGACCCACCTTAAGGCCCTGTCCATGGGCGGCCCCTTGGTCAAGGGTCTAAGGAAAGGGGACTTCCAGGCATTGAGGAACATTCAGTTGCAGGACTTTGCCATTAAAACTTCATCAAATATCAGTTACTATGAGCCGGGTAGTCTGAAGGTAATCCAGACAGGTAGAATGGGTTTTGACATGGCCATAGATCAGAAGCCGAATATCCTACCTTTGATTCTACAAGACTTGGCCAACAAGACTTTCAGTCTCATCCAATTCAGGAACCTCTTTGAGTTCATGTATTACTTGGGAGATGAGGATATTTTCAGAGGCTTGCAAGACATCAAAGTAGATTCGCTCATCTTTCACCGTGGAAAATTCAATGAGAACCTTATGAGGATGGCTCTGTTTAATCTACAAATCACCCCCCTTAAACGTCTGACACTTCAATACATTGACTTTGCTCGCTCGCCCAACTTTGTGGATAATGGCTTGGGCTCCAGTATCAAAGACCTTGCTCTGAGTAGACTAAATCTGTG GCACATCAGCAATCCAGATATTTTGCGATTCGACTGGCGCTTCACATGGTTCAACAAAGTCCGACTGTTGTCCATTCAGAATGTCAACTTCAAATCTGTGCCTTGCGATGCCTGGCTTAATATGGAAGGCATGGAGGTTTTGGACATATCAAACAACCGCCTGCAGGACAACATCCTCTTCAACCAGAGATGCGACTACAGGGGCACCATGCCGGCTCTTCGTTCCTTCAATGTCAGCACCAACCAACTGACAAGCCTTCAGGACTTAGCCTCCCTGACCAGGGAGTTCAAACAGTTGAAGGTCCTGGATGTCAGCCACAACATGCTTGGCTCTGCTGAGAAGAGTCGCAACTGTAACTGGATGCAGAACATCACCCAGGTGATCGCTCACCACAACCGATTCGAAAGTGGTGCCGTCCAGTGTCTGCCCACCACAGTACAATTCCTGGACCTCTCGTACTGTGACCTGGACCAGCTGGACATGGCCTACTTCCAACAAACCATCAGCCTCAAGGAGCTCCTGCTCAATGGGAACAAGATCAAGTTCATCCCCTCTGGGTGGAGAAGTCGCTCCTTGCGGTCACTGGCTCTGGATGGGAACTCCTTTGGGCTCATCAGCATGGGCTCCTTTCAGGACATGCCCCAGCTTTCTCGACTGACAGCAGGGAACAACCCATTCCACTGCACATGCGACCTCCACGCCTTCATCCAGGACACAATTTCCAAGAGGAAGGTCAACATCACTGACTGGCCAGAGAACTACAAGTGTTACCACCCAGATGCCCTGCTCAATACTGCTGTGGCAAATTTCTTCCCGGGTCACGTGGCCTGCGATATCAGACTGGTCATCATCATCTGTGtggctactactgctgctgtggtTTTAGTGTTGATGCTTATATGCTACATATTCAATGTTCCCTGGTACACCAAAGCCACATATCAGATCCTCAGAGCCAAATACAGGGCTCATCGGGAAGGAACATCTGGAAAATCACAAATCTATGCTTACCATGCATTCATCTCCTATAGCCACCCAGatgcagactgggtcagggaccAGTTGTTGCCCTGCTTGGAGAACAGCAAGCCCCCCTACCGACTCTGTATCCATGAGAGAGACTTCATGCCAGGAAAATGGATAATCGACAACATCATTGAAAATATTGAGAGCAGTGAAAAG GTCATATTTGTGTTGTCACACCACTTTGTGAACAGCGATTGGTGCAACTACGAGCTCTACTTTGCCCAGCAAAGAGCCATCGGCAAGACCTTCAGCGATGTTATTCTGGTGGTTAAAGAACCCATCGACCCTGAATCTCTGCCCAGCAAGTATTGTAAGCTCAAGAAGATGCTGAACACCAAAACGTACCTAGAGTGGCCCCAGCAAGCCAAGCAGCAGACCTTCTTCTGGGCTCAACTTAGGAGCTGCCTGGGCAAGCCCACAGTGACTAGAGAGCAGGCTCTTAGTGGTAGGAGCAGCAGTGTATCCTCAGTTGGCGCTGTGCCTGTGATAGAGATTCCTCTAGAGGATGAGAAGCCAGCGATAGCTATGCCAAATTTAGACAGAGAAGCAGAGCTCCACAAAGTAGTTCCTCAGGAAATCAAAAATCTTTCAGTGAGAAGTGCAGAGTTTTGTGGGCAAAGACTGATCCCTGTAGCCGTGGCATGA